A window of the Cannabis sativa cultivar Pink pepper isolate KNU-18-1 chromosome X, ASM2916894v1, whole genome shotgun sequence genome harbors these coding sequences:
- the LOC133032056 gene encoding uncharacterized protein LOC133032056, whose product MTSNISESLNAAILAARELPITTLLECLRALVQQWTHTNWTKAHNTFTKLSPTGEDILLKNYTYSLNLEVKATTYYLFEVTRMKESWEVDLEKRTCTCNRFQIDEMPCGHAVAVMREMNMDPYTYCSDYYTKKNWLATYSGTVYPIGHQSEWEVPEEVKNIIVLPPHERVKSGRPKTLRRKAGWEKDQHNKCSKCGELGHNKRTCSRRRRRE is encoded by the exons ATGACCTCAAACATATCAGAATCACTGAACGCTGCAATTTTGGCAGCAAGGGAGCTACCAATTACAACGCTGCTAGAATGCTTGAGAGCATTGGTGCAACAGTGGACGCATACTAATTGGACAAAAGCACACAACACCTTCACTAAGCTATCACCAACTGGAGAAGACATACTGTTGAAAAATTACACATACTCATTGAATCTGgag gTTAAAGCAACAACATATTACTTGTTTGAGGTAACAAGAATGAAAGAATCGTGGGAAGTAGACCTAGAAAAAAGAACATGCACGTGCAACAGGTTCCAAATAGATGAAATGCCATGCGGGCACGCTGTGGCCGTGATGAGGGAGATGAACATGGACCCGTACACCTACTGTTCAGAttactacacaaaaaaaaattggctgGCAACTTATTCAGGGACAGTTTACCCAATAGGACACCAAAGTGAGTGGGAGGTACCGGAAGAAGTGAAGAATATTATAGTCTTGCCTCCACATGAAAGAGTAAAATCAGGAAGACCAAAAACATTAAGAAGGAAGGCTGGATGGGAAAAGGATCAACACAACAAGTGCAGCAAATGTGGTGAACTGGggcataacaaaagaacatgcAGCAGAAGACGTAGAAgggaataa
- the LOC133032748 gene encoding uncharacterized protein LOC133032748 yields the protein MGKKNLKENPPSPTSPSVKRKTLAGPSKNTRGKRPRTVVENSDSDFELDSEFLKSPVSVKGKGKSPVKVLPSSGVSEEIPVNRIVEDWECKYTRSQFYHSRVVTSGYYSVLGDIKRILTESQLEIFSKSVFGYFLRIPEYIIHYQLLHCLLLREVQQPNGLEFWVCVQGKYLRFSIEEFALVTGLDCHVDSDFYQFKQDDNELVKYCFKGYKKITKGAIQTAFIADNLKDNDDLAVKLAVLYFVQCYLLGGPPGKVVSSEEIDVVDNGRYNEFGWGKHCFDITMHSLKGKIDSGYKRVVRSDEDGGYYRLLGFPLAIQFWFFECCPYVIGKLSLYSNVGIPRILKWPKLPKDKEGMVKMDVMNTLIFDRSLKELKLRNITPTSVERLSLSLTDFFSGETTPEAVKFKIKGGSKPAGQPGLMGASSSSAHENVSRVEFEEFKKCLSVVVSQQGILMNSVAEMNKKLDILIKVFF from the exons ATGggtaaaaaaaatctgaaagaGAACCCTCCTAGCCCCACTTCCCCTTCTGTTAAAAGAAAAACTCTTGCTGGACCTTCGAAGAACACTCGAGGAAAAAGACCTCGAACTGTTGTTGAAAATTCAGACTCAGATTTTGAGTTGGATTCTGAATTTCTTAAGTCGCCTGTATCTGTTAag ggCAAGGGTAAATCCCCTGTAAAGGTGTTGCCATCATCAGGTGTTTCTGAGGAAATTCCTGTTAATAGGATTGTTGAG GATTGGGAATGCAAGTACACCCGATCTCAATTCTATCATTCTAGAGTAGTAACATCTGGGTATTACTCTGTACTTGGAGACATTAAGAGAATTCTAACTGAAAGCCaattggaaattttttcaaaatctgtGTTTGGTTATTTTCTTCGGATTCCGGAGTACATAATTCATTACCAATTGCTTCATTGTTTGCTGTTGAGGGAGGTTCAGCAGCCTAATGGGTTGGagttttgggtttgtgtccaagggAAATACCTTAGGTTTAGTATCGAAGAGTTTGCGTTGGTCACGGGGTTAGATTGTCATGTTGATTCTGATTTTTATCAGTTTAAGCAAGATGATAATGAATTGGTCAAATATTGTTTTAAGGGgtacaaaaaaattaccaagggtGCTATTCAGACTGCTTTTATTGCTGACAATCTTAAGGATAACGACGATCTTGCAGTCAAGTTGGCTGTATTGTATTTTGTGCAGTGTTATTTGTTAGGTGGTCCCCCGGGTAAAGTTGTTTCGTCTGAGGAAATAGATGTTGTCGATAATGGTCGATATAATGAATTTGGTTGGGGCAAGCATTGTTTTGATATTACTATGCATTCTTTGAAGGGTAAGATAGATTCTGGTTATAAGAGGGTAGTTCGTAGTGACGAGGATGGTGGGTATTACAGGTTATTGGGTTTTCCTTTGGCTATTCAATTCTGGTTTTTCGAGTGTTGCCCGTATGTTATTGGAAAACTGTCGTTGTACTCAAATGTTGGCATTCCAAGGATTTTGAAATGGCCTAAATTACCCAAGGACAAGGAGGGTATGGTGAAAATGGATGTCATGAACACCCTCATTTTCGATCGGTCTTTGAAAGAG ttaaaattaagaaacatcACTCCAACTTCCGTTGAGAGATTGAGTTTGAGCCTCACTGATTTTTTCTCTGGTGAGACTACTCCCGAGGctgtaaaattcaaaattaaaggtGGTTCCAAGCCTGCTGGTCAACCTGGCTTGATGGGTGCTTCTTCATCATCTGCTCATGAGAATGTCTCCCGAGTTGAGTTTGAGGAATTTAAAAAGTGTTTATCTGTTGTTGTCAGCCAGCAAGGGATACTTATGAACTCTGTTGCTGAGATGAACAAGAAGCTGGACATTCTTATTAAGgtgtttttttaa
- the LOC115703801 gene encoding uncharacterized protein LOC115703801 — MATLSLFSFSNSVPILQLRPRFPSPQPHFSNLVHPYSFTSSTTLKLSGFRDKTVVAFGSKSTDPNESQFLDENGVVDDMDGYLNYLSLEYDSVWDTKPSWCQPWTIALTGASAIACSWLILHSVLVTVVVSLLICAWWYIFLYSYPKAYEDMIAERRKRVTNGVEDTFGLRKSQ, encoded by the exons ATGGCAACACTTTCTCTGTTCTCTTTTTCCAATTCAGTTCCGATACTACAGCTACGTCCCCGGTTCCCCTCTCCCCAACCCCATTTCTCGAACCTTGTCCATCCCTATTCATTCACTTCTTCTACTACTCTCAAATTGAGTGGCTTTCGGGATAAAACTGTGGTGGCCTTTGGAAGCAAGTCAACCGACCCAAACGAATCCCAGTTCTTGGATGAAAATGGAGTGGTTGATGATATGGATGGCTATCTCAACTACCTTTCCCTTGAATATGATTCCGTTTGGGATACTAAACCATCCTG GTGCCAACCATGGACAATTGCGTTGACTGGGGCTTCTGCAATTGCCTGTAGCTGGCTGATCTTACACTCAGTATTAGTCACTGTAGTTGTATCATTACTGATATGCGCATGGTGGTACATATTTTTGTACTCTTATCCAAAG GCATACGAGGACATGATTGCTGAAAGAAGAAAGAGGGTGACAAACGGTGTTGAAGATACGTTTGGATTGAGGAAGAGTCAGTGA
- the LOC115703796 gene encoding uncharacterized protein LOC115703796, giving the protein MDLLKQELLRKRQSLAADTGGKRVFKRSDIEQKNIQKLREQEKRELEAKVQLQTTAATAAAAGTNKSNSSSTTTAVTATNSSAATTSKSLTDERNIDNLVLPKQEVIRRLRILKQPITLFGEDDDSRLDRLKYVLKAGLFEVDSDMTEGQTNDFLRDIAELRKRQKVGMMSERKRKKRDVDGVVEDGEGGGGEEELTDGESSGVDVEKDMKRMKANFEELCEEDKILVFFKKLLNEWKQELNEMQDAEKRTAKGKSMVATFKQCARYLHPLFKFCRKKVLPDDIRQALMLFVNCCMRRDYLAAMDHYIKLAIGNAPWPIGVTMVGIHERSAREKIYTNSVAHIMNDETTRKYLQSVKRLMTFCQRRYPTMPSKAVEFNSLANGSDLQSLLAEEGISWGSSSSQAGEERLRLMPAQKES; this is encoded by the exons ATGGATCTTCTCAAGCAAGAGCTCCTCCGAAAGCGCCAAAGCCTGGCCGCAGACACCGGCGGCAAGCGAGTTTTCAAGCGCTCCGACATTGAGCAGAAGAACATTCAGAAGCTGCGCGAGCAGGAAAAACGCGAATTGGAGGCTAAAGTTCAGCTTCAAACTACGGCAGCCACCGCTGCCGCGGCCGGAACCAACAAATCCAATTCTTCCTCAACCACAACAGCCGTCACAGCGACGAATTCATCGGCTGCGACCACTTCCAAATCCCTAACTGATGAGCGAAACATCGATAACCTTGTGTTACCAAAGCAAGAAGTCATTCGCCGACTCCGGATCCTCAAGCAGCCTATAACTCTCTTCGGTGAGGACGACGATTCTCGGCTCGATCGGCTGAAGTACGTGTTGAAAGCCGGGTTGTTCGAGGTGGATAGCGACATGACTGAAGGGCAGACCAATGATTTCTTGAGGGATATCGCGGAGCTGAGGAAGCGTCAGAAGGTTGGGATGATGAGCGAGAGAAAGCGGAAGAAAAGAGATGTGGATGGGGTGGTGGAGGATGGGGAAGGAGGTGGGGGGGAGGAGGAGTTGACCGATGGCGAGTCCAGTGGGGTCGATGTAGAGAAAGATATGAAGCGAATGAAAGCAAATTTCGAAGAGTTGTGTGAGGAAGACAAGATTTTGGTGTTCTTCAAGAAGCTGTTGAATGAGTGGAAGCAGGAGTTGAATGAGATGCAAGACGCCGAGAAGCGTACCGCTAAAGGGAAGTCCATGGTTGCCACGTTCAAGCAGTGCGCGCGGTATTTGCATCCCCTCTTCAAGTTTTGTAGGAAAAAG GTTCTCCCAGATGATATCCGTCAAGCACTGATGCTATTCGTCAATTGCTGCATGAGGCGAGACTATCTAGCTGCAATGGATCACTACATTAAGCTGGCCATCGGAAACGCACCTTGGCCTATTGGTGTTACTATGGTTGGTATTCACGAGCGTTCAGCTCGTGAGAAGATCTACACCAATAGTGTGGCCCACATTATGAATGATGAAACAACTCGAAAGTACTTACAGTCCGTCAAGAGGTTAATGACTTTCTGCCAGCGCCGCTACCCAACAATGCCCTCAAAAGCAGTTGAATTCAACAGCCTCGCCAATGGTAGTGACTTGCAGTCTCTGCTAGCTGAAGAGGGTATTTCATGGGGTAGTAGTAGTAGTCAAGCCGGAGAAGAAAGACTTCGACTAATGCCTGCTCAGAAAGAGAGCTAG